From the Chloroflexus aurantiacus J-10-fl genome, one window contains:
- a CDS encoding histidine kinase dimerization/phosphoacceptor domain -containing protein has protein sequence MENEPQMSQPDIARLQARLAELEELVRALQMGEADALVIDGPRGPLVYTLRGAEHPYRVLVETMNEGALTLLSDGTILYCNSKFAEMVGLAQDQLTGRSLLDLVTPTDRLLCAELLATGATGSSKGPITLQAVNGVQRPAQISLRALQNETEADMCAVVTDLSGPQAVAAQLRAALAEKDLLLREVHHRVKNNLQIVSSLLRLQAENISDERVSAAVHDSQNRIRALALVHEQLYRSESLAHIDIGEYLQNIATSVWRSLSMRGSSLRLVSEIGQSISINIDQAISLGLIVTELVSNCVKHAFPEGMQGGIIKLRVVRDADALQVEVADNGTGMPAQAASSGSLGMQLVHGLCRQLGATLDIVSDQGTTVTIRVPANRLE, from the coding sequence ATGGAAAACGAGCCACAGATGAGTCAGCCTGACATTGCCCGACTCCAGGCTCGCTTAGCCGAGCTTGAGGAACTGGTTCGTGCATTGCAGATGGGCGAAGCCGATGCATTGGTCATTGATGGGCCACGTGGGCCGTTGGTATATACGCTGCGTGGCGCTGAACATCCATACCGTGTCCTGGTTGAGACAATGAACGAAGGCGCCCTAACCTTGCTCAGCGATGGCACGATTTTGTACTGCAACAGTAAGTTTGCCGAGATGGTCGGTTTAGCGCAGGATCAGCTTACCGGGCGGTCGCTCCTCGACCTGGTGACGCCAACAGATCGCTTGCTGTGCGCCGAGTTGCTGGCAACCGGTGCTACCGGTTCGAGCAAAGGGCCAATTACGTTACAGGCGGTGAATGGCGTTCAGCGTCCAGCCCAAATCTCACTACGTGCACTGCAAAACGAGACTGAAGCCGATATGTGTGCCGTTGTCACCGATCTCTCCGGGCCACAAGCAGTCGCTGCCCAACTGCGGGCTGCCCTGGCCGAGAAAGATTTGCTGTTGCGCGAAGTGCACCATCGGGTCAAAAATAATTTGCAGATCGTCTCCAGCCTCTTGCGCCTGCAAGCCGAAAATATTAGCGATGAGCGAGTCAGCGCCGCCGTCCACGACAGTCAAAATCGCATTCGGGCATTGGCTCTCGTCCACGAGCAACTGTATCGCTCCGAAAGTCTGGCGCATATCGATATTGGGGAATATCTGCAAAATATCGCGACCAGTGTCTGGCGCTCGCTCAGTATGCGCGGCAGTTCATTACGTCTGGTGAGTGAGATTGGACAAAGTATCAGCATCAATATCGACCAGGCTATTTCACTTGGTCTGATCGTCACCGAGCTGGTTTCAAATTGTGTCAAGCATGCCTTCCCAGAGGGTATGCAGGGCGGCATTATCAAACTGAGAGTGGTCAGAGACGCAGACGCACTTCAGGTCGAGGTTGCCGATAACGGTACCGGTATGCCGGCCCAGGCCGCCAGCAGTGGTAGCCTGGGTATGCAACTGGTGCATGGGCTATGCCGGCAACTCGGGGCAACGCTGGATATTGTGTCCGATCAGGGAACAACGGTTACGATTCGAGTACCGGCGAATCGCCTGGAGTAG
- the modB gene encoding molybdate ABC transporter permease subunit — protein sequence MSWSAFWLSLQVTTIATLCIVLIGLPLALVLARRTFPGQIVVETMLMLPLVLPPSVVGYYLLLALGSGSPLVEWFQIRLLFSWPAAVIAAVVVGLPLMFQSSRAALSNVDPQLEQAARTLGLSEWRILWRITLPLARRGIIAGVILGSARALGEFGATLMVTGNIPGRTQTLPVAIYDAVQAQRYADAHLMVLVMTGIAFAGLWLVRRLEQRPKSQTMIVHEDLYGIHVER from the coding sequence ATGTCCTGGTCGGCGTTCTGGTTATCGTTACAGGTTACAACCATTGCTACGTTGTGTATTGTTCTGATCGGTTTGCCATTGGCACTGGTACTGGCACGCCGGACATTTCCCGGTCAGATCGTGGTTGAGACGATGCTGATGTTACCGTTGGTGCTACCCCCCAGTGTGGTTGGCTACTATCTGCTGCTGGCGCTGGGCAGTGGTAGTCCGCTGGTAGAATGGTTTCAGATACGCCTGCTCTTCTCATGGCCGGCGGCAGTGATTGCTGCGGTGGTGGTTGGTTTGCCCCTGATGTTTCAGAGTAGCCGGGCGGCGCTAAGCAATGTAGACCCCCAACTGGAGCAGGCAGCGCGCACACTGGGACTGAGTGAGTGGCGCATCCTCTGGCGAATCACATTACCCCTGGCCCGGCGCGGGATTATTGCCGGCGTGATCCTCGGCAGTGCCCGTGCGTTGGGCGAGTTTGGGGCGACCTTAATGGTGACCGGCAACATTCCTGGTCGCACGCAAACGTTGCCGGTTGCGATCTATGATGCAGTGCAGGCGCAGCGCTACGCCGATGCGCATCTGATGGTGCTGGTGATGACCGGCATTGCCTTCGCCGGCCTGTGGCTGGTGCGGCGTTTGGAGCAGAGACCCAAATCACAAACGATGATTGTCCACGAGGATCTGTATGGCATCCACGTTGAGCGTTGA
- a CDS encoding circadian clock KaiB family protein: MDSTNQSVVPLLRLYVAGATSRSTRAITTVRRFCERHLAGHYRLEIIDVYQQPDRAREDHIIATPTLLIVEPGPPTAFIGELRSSDWPRVAAALNLFPNDE; encoded by the coding sequence ATGGATAGCACGAATCAGTCAGTTGTACCACTGCTGCGGTTGTACGTTGCCGGTGCAACCAGTCGCTCGACCCGTGCTATCACGACAGTACGGCGATTTTGTGAGCGCCACCTCGCCGGTCATTACCGGCTTGAGATCATAGATGTATACCAGCAACCAGATCGCGCACGCGAGGATCACATTATCGCCACACCGACCCTGCTGATCGTCGAGCCGGGACCGCCAACGGCATTTATTGGCGAACTACGTTCATCCGATTGGCCGCGAGTGGCAGCAGCATTGAACTTGTTTCCCAATGACGAATAG
- a CDS encoding haloacid dehalogenase, which produces MSIEQIVAGCVVQLESIHAARERAIAATRILVRQSANSIRAAHRGDFATARHLLEMAGEVVAELYDATAGAPEVRYAGYTQDALKEFAEAHLVVAFLAGDAPPTGEMIGVEPAAYLNGLAEAASELRRAILDDLRRGDVSRVEQLLTVMDDIYSALITVDYPEAITGGLRRSTDALRAVLERTRGDVTAALRQEQLTAAMQALEARLNVD; this is translated from the coding sequence ATGAGTATAGAGCAGATAGTTGCTGGCTGTGTGGTGCAGCTTGAAAGCATTCATGCCGCACGTGAACGGGCAATTGCCGCCACGCGAATACTGGTACGGCAGAGTGCTAACAGCATTCGGGCTGCGCATCGTGGCGATTTTGCCACTGCCCGCCACTTGCTGGAGATGGCCGGTGAAGTTGTGGCTGAGCTGTACGACGCTACTGCCGGCGCGCCAGAGGTTCGTTATGCAGGGTATACCCAGGATGCCCTGAAAGAATTTGCCGAAGCGCATCTGGTCGTGGCATTCCTTGCCGGCGATGCGCCACCGACCGGCGAGATGATAGGTGTGGAACCGGCAGCCTATCTCAACGGTTTGGCTGAAGCTGCCAGTGAGCTGCGACGGGCAATTCTTGACGACTTGCGACGGGGAGATGTGTCGCGCGTTGAACAGTTGCTGACCGTCATGGACGATATCTACAGTGCGTTGATCACGGTGGATTACCCGGAAGCAATTACCGGGGGATTGCGTCGTTCAACTGATGCCTTACGTGCGGTGCTTGAACGGACTCGTGGTGATGTGACGGCTGCCCTGCGCCAGGAACAGTTGACCGCTGCTATGCAGGCGCTTGAAGCACGTTTGAATGTTGATTGA
- a CDS encoding TlpA family protein disulfide reductase: MMNAQSHNWLSTILIIVGVAWIVISRPPDMNPTVPVPQPGFVAPAIVLPQLDGQTLSLSELQGQVVIVNFWASWCGPCRAEMPMLEQLYQAERRRGLTVLAVNSTVQDNPADVSNMQRDFGLSFPIVLDYDGSVGNRYGVRMLPTTFIIDRKGVVRRVLFGGPLSEANLRNVIEPLLAETE; the protein is encoded by the coding sequence ATGATGAATGCACAGAGCCACAACTGGCTCAGCACCATACTCATTATCGTCGGTGTAGCCTGGATTGTGATCAGTCGCCCGCCGGATATGAACCCTACTGTGCCGGTGCCGCAACCGGGTTTCGTAGCACCGGCTATTGTTCTCCCGCAGCTTGACGGTCAGACGCTGTCCCTGAGTGAATTGCAGGGGCAGGTGGTAATTGTTAATTTCTGGGCCAGTTGGTGTGGCCCGTGTCGGGCTGAAATGCCTATGCTTGAACAATTATACCAGGCCGAGCGGAGACGTGGGTTAACGGTGCTGGCAGTCAACAGTACTGTCCAGGACAATCCGGCGGATGTGTCGAATATGCAGCGCGATTTTGGGCTTAGTTTCCCAATCGTGCTCGATTACGATGGTTCTGTCGGTAATCGCTACGGGGTGCGGATGTTGCCTACCACCTTTATCATAGATCGCAAAGGGGTGGTGCGTCGGGTACTGTTTGGTGGACCGTTAAGCGAAGCGAACCTGCGCAATGTGATCGAGCCGCTGTTAGCTGAAACAGAATAA
- a CDS encoding cyclase family protein, whose product MSALSTVYDLTRPISSGMPVYPGDPPVKITPMLSPPWQVSSLALGSHSGTHLDAPRHRFAHGPGIDDFPPERFIGQGEVIDVRGYPANTPIEPTVLDGYQIWPGMMVFFRTGWDDFWGSDHYFRHPYLSAALANTLVQQQVGLVGIDALSVDSTVDGSDAAHVRLLGAECLIVENLCNLAVLTCGARYTFACLPLKLAGADGAPARVLAWADV is encoded by the coding sequence ATGAGCGCATTATCGACAGTCTATGATCTTACCCGCCCAATCAGTTCGGGCATGCCGGTCTACCCGGGCGATCCGCCGGTGAAAATTACACCAATGCTTAGCCCGCCCTGGCAGGTCAGCTCACTTGCGTTGGGTAGCCATAGCGGGACACACCTCGATGCGCCGCGCCACCGGTTTGCGCACGGCCCTGGCATCGATGACTTCCCACCTGAACGCTTCATTGGTCAGGGTGAGGTGATCGATGTGCGTGGCTATCCGGCGAATACGCCGATTGAGCCGACGGTGTTGGACGGGTATCAGATCTGGCCGGGTATGATGGTATTCTTCCGTACAGGTTGGGATGATTTTTGGGGCAGCGATCACTATTTCCGCCATCCCTACCTCAGTGCTGCGCTGGCTAACACCCTGGTGCAGCAGCAGGTTGGATTGGTCGGAATCGATGCGTTGAGTGTTGACTCAACGGTTGATGGCAGCGATGCGGCGCATGTACGCTTGTTGGGGGCAGAGTGTTTGATCGTCGAAAATCTCTGTAATCTCGCCGTGCTGACCTGTGGCGCACGTTATACCTTTGCCTGTTTGCCCTTAAAACTGGCCGGGGCCGATGGTGCGCCGGCCCGCGTTCTGGCCTGGGCAGATGTTTAA
- a CDS encoding response regulator: MRVLIVEDELIIAQDLSHTLRRIGHSVIDVVTSGEEALQSVSKHTPDLVLMDIRLSGAVDGIEAARHIHSRWGIPVVFLTAHADDQTVREALLAEPWAYLLKPFDERELEVAIAVAAYKHRLERRLRSSERHLRTTLTSIGDGVIVTDPQSRITFVNPVAARMLGITPDEAIGWPLARIYTLVVTHTGLPTDSTTSNQTVNGLPAPVTLLTRNGEQLLVEHTITQITADDGTNEGVVIVFRNVSERQRAINQLQEAKRQLHQVQLQLEQQRQSINTLGILARTLREVASLPELYTAIVNAGATLLPDYRGTLLIYNPETDLVHPVGHWGEPLVHRPVRRCTCWGERRWVLSRTHDDHMCHFIPQGLLGERMCLPIQQQHTVVGLLSLYHQQPDNGNGYQVAVALSDLASLGLSAFAQRFTSDTP; encoded by the coding sequence ATGCGAGTCCTGATCGTCGAAGATGAACTGATTATTGCCCAAGACCTTAGTCACACCTTGCGACGAATTGGCCACTCAGTGATTGATGTTGTTACCAGCGGTGAAGAAGCTCTCCAATCTGTGAGCAAGCATACACCCGACCTGGTATTAATGGATATTCGCTTAAGTGGTGCTGTTGATGGGATTGAGGCCGCCCGTCATATTCACAGTCGGTGGGGGATTCCGGTCGTCTTTCTGACCGCCCACGCCGATGATCAGACAGTACGCGAAGCGTTACTGGCCGAGCCATGGGCTTACCTGCTGAAGCCGTTTGACGAGCGTGAGCTTGAAGTGGCCATCGCCGTTGCCGCCTATAAACATCGGTTGGAACGACGCCTCAGATCGAGTGAACGCCATCTACGTACCACATTGACCAGTATCGGCGATGGTGTGATTGTTACCGATCCGCAAAGTCGCATTACCTTTGTCAATCCGGTCGCTGCCCGCATGCTCGGCATTACCCCGGATGAAGCAATCGGCTGGCCACTGGCTCGCATCTATACCCTGGTCGTTACCCATACCGGTTTACCAACCGATAGCACAACATCAAATCAGACAGTGAATGGCCTGCCGGCACCGGTTACCCTGCTTACCCGGAACGGCGAGCAGTTGTTAGTGGAACATACCATCACCCAAATTACTGCCGATGATGGTACCAATGAAGGGGTCGTGATAGTCTTTCGTAATGTCAGCGAACGACAACGGGCGATCAATCAGTTACAAGAGGCGAAACGGCAGTTGCATCAGGTTCAACTGCAACTTGAACAGCAACGACAGTCGATCAATACACTCGGCATACTTGCCCGCACCTTGCGCGAAGTAGCATCGTTACCGGAACTCTACACTGCAATTGTGAATGCAGGTGCGACCCTTCTGCCTGACTATCGCGGTACGCTCCTTATCTACAATCCCGAAACAGACCTCGTTCACCCCGTCGGCCACTGGGGCGAACCTCTGGTACACCGTCCTGTACGCCGATGTACCTGCTGGGGCGAGCGCCGCTGGGTACTCAGTCGCACCCACGACGACCATATGTGCCATTTTATCCCGCAAGGGTTACTCGGTGAGCGTATGTGTTTGCCAATTCAACAGCAACATACTGTCGTTGGTCTCCTGAGTCTGTACCATCAACAGCCGGACAATGGTAATGGTTATCAGGTAGCCGTCGCCCTGAGCGATCTGGCCAGTCTGGGGCTAAGTGCCTTTGCCCAACGTTTCACATCCGACACACCATGA
- the modA gene encoding molybdate ABC transporter substrate-binding protein has translation MARGWCVFLMTILLLSSCNAEQPDTASLTIAAAADLMPAFNEIGPLFTAQTGIPVVFNFGSTGQLAQQIERGAPVDLFYAANRSFIEDLAAQQIVDPSSLTVYAQGRITIWTRTDSGLRPQQMSDLIDPAYQRIAIANPEHAPYGQAAREALERSGIWAEVQDRLVFGENVAQTLTFADTGNVEVAIVALSLSVQSNGYWVLIPTELHPDHPLIQAAGIVRSSRYPAAARQFMEFVNGPQGRPVMEKYGFVLPATSQTP, from the coding sequence ATGGCACGCGGGTGGTGTGTGTTTCTGATGACGATACTCTTGTTGAGCAGTTGCAATGCCGAACAACCTGATACTGCCAGCCTGACGATAGCCGCAGCCGCCGACCTTATGCCGGCTTTCAATGAAATCGGGCCACTCTTTACCGCGCAAACCGGGATTCCGGTAGTCTTCAATTTCGGCTCAACCGGTCAACTGGCCCAGCAGATTGAACGCGGCGCCCCGGTTGATCTCTTCTACGCTGCCAATCGCAGTTTTATCGAAGACCTGGCAGCGCAGCAGATTGTTGATCCGTCCTCGTTGACGGTGTATGCGCAGGGCCGGATTACCATTTGGACGCGCACAGATAGTGGTCTTCGCCCGCAACAGATGAGCGATCTGATCGATCCGGCTTACCAGCGGATTGCGATTGCTAATCCTGAACACGCACCATACGGGCAGGCGGCACGCGAAGCACTCGAGCGATCCGGTATTTGGGCCGAGGTGCAGGATCGTCTGGTATTCGGGGAAAATGTGGCACAGACGCTAACCTTTGCCGATACCGGTAATGTTGAGGTGGCGATTGTCGCGCTCTCGTTAAGTGTGCAGAGTAATGGCTATTGGGTGCTTATTCCAACTGAGTTGCATCCCGACCATCCTCTGATCCAGGCGGCGGGAATCGTGCGTAGCAGTCGTTACCCGGCAGCGGCCCGCCAGTTTATGGAGTTCGTGAATGGCCCGCAAGGGCGACCGGTGATGGAAAAATACGGCTTTGTTTTACCCGCTACCTCGCAAACTCCATGA
- a CDS encoding ABC transporter ATP-binding protein produces the protein MGRGREARRRAYELLDQMKLVHLAQRMPHELSGGQQQRVAIARALAAQPNVLLFDESFSALDHAVRTQLHADLRALQAERGLIVVYVTHNLDDAFAVGQRIAILQEGKIAQIGALAEVCRFPATLRVAQMLGLSNIIKGRVVAVELDRLWLEWEGYRIEAVCPSPPPAPGSWVTAFIRPEEIRLVYPDRPLTRFAGHNLLAARIIEQRPGRRLNHLWVAVGAMTIEIAHPYTAYIGMDISAGQDVQIGFRPESVVIIPDHSPQSVPVYSQVSHHL, from the coding sequence ATGGGGCGTGGGCGCGAAGCACGGCGGCGTGCATACGAGCTACTGGATCAGATGAAGCTTGTCCATCTCGCCCAGCGCATGCCGCATGAGCTGTCAGGTGGACAACAGCAACGAGTAGCGATTGCTCGTGCACTGGCTGCACAGCCCAATGTGCTGCTCTTCGATGAGTCGTTCTCTGCCCTTGATCATGCAGTACGTACTCAATTGCACGCCGATTTACGCGCCCTTCAGGCCGAGCGTGGTCTGATTGTGGTGTACGTCACCCACAATCTTGATGATGCATTTGCCGTTGGTCAGCGCATTGCTATTCTGCAGGAAGGGAAAATCGCGCAGATCGGTGCGCTGGCCGAGGTCTGTCGTTTTCCGGCTACCCTTCGGGTTGCGCAGATGCTCGGTTTGAGTAATATCATTAAGGGGCGAGTCGTGGCGGTAGAACTTGACCGTTTGTGGCTGGAATGGGAAGGGTACCGGATTGAAGCCGTCTGCCCATCACCACCGCCTGCCCCTGGTTCGTGGGTGACGGCGTTTATCCGCCCCGAAGAGATTCGGCTCGTCTACCCTGACCGACCACTAACCCGCTTTGCCGGCCATAACCTGCTGGCAGCCCGTATCATCGAGCAGCGGCCTGGCCGCCGACTCAACCATTTGTGGGTTGCAGTTGGGGCGATGACTATCGAGATTGCCCATCCCTATACTGCGTATATCGGCATGGACATAAGTGCCGGCCAGGATGTCCAGATCGGCTTTCGGCCTGAAAGTGTTGTGATCATTCCGGATCATAGTCCGCAATCAGTGCCGGTGTATTCACAGGTATCGCATCACCTATGA
- a CDS encoding prolipoprotein diacylglyceryl transferase: protein MLPAINIGPFALYTPGLIFLLGGWLIVQVVGRAAGVYRLSGDRMEIIVALALLAGIVGARLGYALMSWPYYLRDPLALVARDLQAFSLPAGVLTTILVGGWQIWRQRWPLWVTLDALAPGIALAALTYALAQFASGDGYGLPTNLPWAIHLWGEPRHPTQLYAACVALLALIVWRQSYRRIQTPGVLFLTICGVLAAGTLIGDGFRATGLLLPGNIRFSQVVALIVFIIIVRIWPKLTLQHNMQ, encoded by the coding sequence ATGCTTCCAGCAATTAACATTGGCCCATTTGCTCTTTATACCCCTGGACTGATCTTTCTGTTGGGCGGCTGGCTGATTGTACAGGTGGTGGGTCGCGCTGCCGGTGTCTACAGACTGTCCGGTGACCGTATGGAGATAATCGTTGCCCTCGCCCTACTTGCCGGCATTGTCGGTGCCCGGCTGGGATATGCACTCATGTCGTGGCCCTACTATCTCCGCGATCCCCTGGCCCTGGTAGCTCGCGATCTCCAGGCATTTTCCTTGCCGGCAGGTGTACTGACCACCATACTCGTCGGCGGCTGGCAGATCTGGCGGCAGCGCTGGCCGCTGTGGGTCACGCTTGATGCGTTGGCACCGGGTATAGCGCTGGCAGCCCTCACCTACGCACTGGCTCAGTTCGCGAGTGGTGACGGTTATGGCTTGCCGACCAATCTCCCCTGGGCAATTCACCTCTGGGGTGAACCACGTCATCCAACTCAGCTCTACGCTGCATGCGTCGCCCTGCTTGCCCTGATCGTCTGGCGACAATCCTACCGTCGCATTCAGACTCCCGGCGTGTTGTTTCTCACCATCTGCGGGGTACTGGCAGCCGGTACGTTAATCGGCGACGGGTTTCGAGCCACCGGTTTACTTTTGCCGGGTAATATTCGCTTTTCACAAGTTGTTGCGTTGATTGTTTTCATCATAATTGTACGAATCTGGCCCAAATTAACGTTGCAACATAATATGCAATAA
- a CDS encoding ATP-binding cassette domain-containing protein — protein MASTLSVDIQRRLESFTLRVQFTIGAEILVLFGPSGAGKTQTLQAIAGLMKPDAGRITLDETVFFQRYPGQPQINLPPQRRRIGYVFQQYALFPHMTGTR, from the coding sequence ATGGCATCCACGTTGAGCGTTGACATTCAGCGTCGGCTTGAGTCGTTTACGCTGCGCGTGCAATTCACGATTGGCGCCGAGATTCTGGTGTTGTTTGGGCCATCAGGTGCCGGCAAAACCCAGACGCTCCAGGCCATCGCCGGGTTGATGAAACCTGATGCCGGTCGGATTACGCTTGATGAGACGGTCTTCTTCCAGCGCTACCCGGGTCAACCGCAGATCAACCTGCCGCCACAGCGCCGACGGATTGGCTACGTCTTCCAGCAGTATGCGCTGTTTCCGCATATGACCGGCACTCGATAA